A single Sporosarcina sp. FSL W8-0480 DNA region contains:
- a CDS encoding GNAT family N-acetyltransferase — MNISYKLMSSLSFEVAHVLFNRGFEGYLMPMNLSFDAFIGRFGNDGLSPALSVVAFDGAEPIGFVLQGIREVDGRKISWNGGTGIIPEYRGKGLGYPLMEEAEKRLMECDVSLATLEALSENKPAISLYEKCGYKIEDDLLFLRANGVLTGRLPDLEGYELIRFSAAQAIGSDLFSGIVPWQTDVSGTPKLGGEVVVIKKNGVVQAACLIRKKSVFGNEAEGITLFQVNENGNEDACTKLLAHALEYDKPINRSTYNFLKGDGRVVSSLVSSGFENTLISQVFMTKTF, encoded by the coding sequence ATGAACATTTCGTATAAGTTAATGTCTTCGTTAAGTTTTGAAGTAGCCCATGTTCTGTTTAATCGTGGGTTTGAAGGTTATTTAATGCCAATGAATTTATCTTTCGATGCATTCATAGGCCGTTTTGGAAATGATGGTTTGTCTCCAGCATTATCCGTCGTTGCATTTGACGGAGCGGAACCGATCGGATTTGTACTTCAAGGCATAAGGGAAGTGGATGGTCGGAAAATCTCTTGGAATGGGGGAACGGGCATCATTCCCGAATACCGCGGGAAGGGGCTCGGGTACCCATTGATGGAGGAAGCGGAAAAACGTCTAATGGAATGTGATGTTTCTTTAGCAACATTAGAGGCGCTTTCTGAAAATAAACCGGCAATCTCTTTGTATGAAAAATGTGGTTACAAAATTGAGGATGATTTACTCTTTTTGCGTGCAAACGGAGTGTTAACGGGTCGGTTGCCTGATCTTGAAGGCTATGAGTTGATAAGATTTTCAGCTGCACAAGCGATAGGATCAGATTTATTTTCAGGCATTGTGCCTTGGCAAACTGATGTAAGTGGAACGCCAAAATTAGGTGGGGAAGTTGTAGTGATTAAAAAGAATGGTGTTGTGCAGGCCGCTTGTTTGATTCGTAAAAAGTCTGTGTTTGGGAATGAGGCGGAAGGTATCACTTTATTTCAGGTGAATGAAAATGGGAATGAAGACGCTTGCACCAAACTCCTTGCTCACGCCTTGGAATATGACAAGCCAATCAATCGCTCAACTTATAATTTCTTAAAAGGGGATGGCCGTGTCGTTTCATCTTTGGTATCAAGCGGTTTTGAAAATACCCTAATATCGCAGGTTTTTATGACGAAGACTTTTTAG
- a CDS encoding PQQ-dependent sugar dehydrogenase, with protein sequence MKTNVVTFILATILLVGCSSNKLQHSIDNHQRAQKVQGNVGVEVVAGDLNVPWSIEIIDNTFYITERPGSIVKIENGDVEQQSLKLKKELATAAEAGLLGFVLSPDFTESNEAFAYYTYEDHTGQFNRIVTLRLKDNVWTEEHLLLDKIPSGSYHHGGRIKIGPDGKLYATTGDASQREIAQDRKSLGGKILRLNLDGSIPTDNPFSDSYIYSYGHRNPQGITWLLDGTLYASEHGNSANDEINRIEAGQNYGWPIIEGTEGREGMVSPLFTSGAESTWAPSGMDNFNGKLYVAALRGTAVLEFDLKTSEHRKIVTDLGRIRDVRVKDNYLYFITNNRDGRGNPKRNDDKLYRISLPQ encoded by the coding sequence ATGAAGACAAACGTAGTCACATTTATATTGGCCACAATCTTGCTCGTTGGGTGCTCTTCAAATAAACTACAACATTCGATAGACAATCATCAACGTGCTCAAAAAGTGCAAGGGAATGTAGGAGTGGAAGTGGTTGCCGGAGACCTAAATGTTCCTTGGTCGATAGAAATCATTGATAATACATTCTATATAACGGAGAGACCAGGAAGCATTGTGAAAATAGAAAATGGAGATGTGGAACAGCAAAGTCTAAAACTTAAAAAAGAACTTGCAACAGCCGCGGAAGCAGGGCTTTTAGGATTTGTCCTATCTCCAGATTTTACGGAGTCGAATGAAGCTTTTGCTTATTATACGTACGAAGATCATACAGGGCAATTTAACCGGATTGTAACACTTCGACTGAAAGACAATGTTTGGACGGAAGAACATTTACTTCTTGATAAAATCCCAAGTGGTTCCTACCATCACGGAGGAAGAATTAAAATTGGGCCTGATGGAAAACTTTATGCAACGACAGGTGATGCTTCCCAACGTGAAATTGCACAAGATAGAAAATCATTAGGTGGGAAAATTTTAAGATTGAATCTTGATGGATCCATTCCAACTGATAACCCATTTTCCGATTCCTATATCTATAGTTATGGGCACCGAAATCCTCAAGGAATTACTTGGTTGTTAGACGGAACGCTATATGCAAGCGAACATGGTAACAGTGCAAATGATGAAATTAATCGAATTGAGGCGGGTCAAAATTACGGGTGGCCGATTATTGAAGGTACTGAAGGGAGAGAAGGGATGGTTTCACCACTTTTCACTTCTGGTGCCGAATCCACTTGGGCACCATCGGGGATGGATAATTTTAATGGGAAATTGTATGTTGCGGCTTTGAGAGGGACAGCAGTTTTGGAATTTGACCTAAAAACAAGTGAGCACCGTAAGATTGTAACCGATCTCGGTAGAATTCGAGATGTGCGGGTTAAGGATAACTATCTTTATTTTATTACCAATAACCGGGACGGGCGCGGAAATCCTAAGAGAAATGATGATAAGCTATACAGAATTTCACTGCCACAATAA
- a CDS encoding OsmC family protein, with the protein MITLKKTKNRPHEITNEKGVTTIAAASDNEVEGYSPVDYITSSVSICMGLTLDALIKRDDLPIDSYVINVDATKADGRPSRLEKIDVEIIFGTELDGKVKEKLIKSAIRGCMIGNTIENGAKVNVSAK; encoded by the coding sequence ATGATTACATTAAAAAAAACAAAAAATCGACCCCATGAAATAACAAATGAAAAAGGGGTTACAACAATTGCCGCAGCCTCTGACAATGAAGTGGAAGGCTACAGCCCAGTAGATTACATTACGAGTTCCGTTAGTATTTGCATGGGTTTAACGCTGGATGCGCTGATCAAGCGTGATGATTTACCTATAGACTCATATGTAATTAATGTGGATGCTACAAAAGCTGATGGAAGACCTTCACGCCTTGAAAAAATAGACGTAGAAATAATTTTCGGAACAGAATTAGATGGAAAAGTGAAAGAAAAACTAATTAAATCCGCCATCAGAGGATGCATGATAGGGAATACAATCGAAAATGGTGCCAAAGTGAACGTATCCGCAAAATAG
- a CDS encoding NCS2 family permease — MFKLQENNTTVKTEVLAGFTTFFTMVYIVIVNPIILKDAGVPFDQVFTATIIATVIGTLWMALAANYPIAIAPGMGMNAYFAYSVVGTNGITYETAFAAVFVAGLIFVILSLTSFRKVLIEAIPDNLKHGITAGIGLFIAFIGMRQAGMIVSHPSNLVALGDLHSPTVLFALLGLTVTLILMALRVHGALFLGMIITAAVAFFTGHLSFDQGFVQMPSLPEGLIISNPFTAFTDVWQHMLFPVVFSFLMVTIFDTTGTMVGVAQQAGLMKNNKMPRARQALLADSVAATAGSMFGTTPTSAYIESSAGVAAGGRTGLTTVTVAILFIIAAFFGPLVSTVSGLSSITAPALIIVGSLMMGAIAKIKWDEIDEAFPAFLIILSMPLTSSIATGIALGFISYPILKIVTGKWRVVHPLLYVFAILFFYQLAFLPH; from the coding sequence TTGTTTAAATTACAAGAAAACAATACAACTGTTAAAACAGAAGTCCTTGCAGGCTTCACGACCTTCTTTACGATGGTCTATATAGTGATTGTCAATCCGATCATCTTAAAAGATGCAGGCGTACCTTTTGACCAAGTGTTCACAGCAACGATTATCGCGACTGTCATCGGGACTTTATGGATGGCACTTGCAGCAAACTATCCGATTGCGATTGCGCCAGGGATGGGAATGAATGCGTATTTCGCCTATTCTGTCGTCGGTACAAATGGGATTACGTATGAAACAGCATTCGCCGCAGTTTTTGTCGCTGGATTAATCTTCGTGATTTTGTCTCTGACATCTTTCCGTAAAGTGCTAATTGAAGCCATTCCGGATAACTTGAAACATGGAATTACGGCGGGGATTGGCTTGTTTATCGCCTTCATCGGGATGAGACAAGCTGGAATGATCGTGTCCCATCCATCGAACCTGGTTGCTCTTGGCGATCTTCATTCGCCAACTGTCCTTTTTGCTTTGCTTGGACTTACTGTAACACTCATTTTGATGGCTTTAAGGGTGCACGGGGCATTGTTCTTAGGCATGATCATTACGGCAGCCGTCGCCTTTTTCACAGGACATCTTTCGTTCGATCAAGGCTTCGTCCAAATGCCGTCCCTTCCGGAAGGGCTTATCATTTCGAATCCGTTCACTGCCTTCACGGATGTATGGCAACATATGCTGTTCCCGGTCGTCTTTTCATTCCTTATGGTGACGATTTTTGACACAACTGGAACGATGGTCGGCGTTGCTCAGCAAGCAGGGTTGATGAAGAATAATAAAATGCCAAGAGCGCGCCAAGCACTACTTGCGGACTCCGTTGCAGCTACTGCTGGTTCTATGTTCGGAACGACACCAACAAGTGCTTATATCGAATCATCTGCAGGTGTTGCTGCAGGAGGGCGAACTGGTCTCACTACAGTGACTGTCGCAATTCTCTTCATCATTGCAGCATTTTTTGGACCTCTTGTTAGTACGGTTTCAGGTTTATCTTCAATTACAGCTCCTGCATTAATTATCGTAGGTAGCTTAATGATGGGTGCTATTGCGAAGATTAAGTGGGATGAAATCGATGAGGCTTTCCCTGCGTTCTTGATCATCTTAAGCATGCCTCTTACATCAAGTATTGCGACAGGGATCGCGTTAGGGTTCATTTCTTATCCGATTTTGAAGATAGTTACGGGGAAATGGCGTGTAGTCCATCCTCTTCTCTATGTGTTCGCAATATTATTCTTTTATCAATTGGCGTTTCTGCCACATTAA
- a CDS encoding GNAT family N-acetyltransferase has protein sequence MIRLLTQSDLEQAASLIAMAYPGMQISGEEAQKGFIERLTIEIESENNLKYYGLFNEQNELLGVYKLHELKGNVNGKIVRTWGIGTVAVHFFHKKEGVAKRLLQHFHELARHENVGIVSLYPFNTSFYQKMGYGYGPTRYQYKLRPTSFPNSGDRKKVVFLSPADEEKIVAVYNEFASMHHGMMERTWHERNLIKKKGSHYVGVYEGEALVGALAYTLQPVKDSHFLHHDMNILEWVWTKPSAFMDMCTWIHSQQDQVDRVIVRTHDESLVYQLDDPRNDSNRLIPSVYHEIGTVGTGIMYRISSIESFVEQINFNSLDRPENPTTISLYVHDSFMPQQNGSYQLTFSEGSWSIVKSSNAPDEVDLSIAIPDLSSYWMGCVSLEKLVQHGKVKVNNWSAMQLDRWFLPTNKPVCLTSF, from the coding sequence GTGATTCGTTTATTAACTCAAAGTGATTTAGAGCAAGCGGCTTCTCTGATAGCGATGGCGTATCCGGGGATGCAAATATCGGGTGAGGAAGCTCAAAAAGGATTTATTGAAAGACTGACTATCGAAATTGAATCTGAAAATAACTTGAAGTACTACGGGTTGTTTAATGAACAGAATGAGCTGTTAGGTGTATACAAACTTCACGAACTTAAAGGGAATGTGAATGGAAAGATTGTACGGACTTGGGGAATTGGCACGGTGGCGGTTCACTTTTTCCATAAAAAAGAAGGAGTAGCTAAACGGTTGCTGCAACATTTTCACGAGCTTGCACGACATGAAAATGTCGGGATTGTATCGTTATACCCTTTTAACACTTCTTTTTATCAAAAGATGGGATACGGTTATGGACCAACCCGCTACCAATATAAATTGAGGCCTACAAGTTTTCCAAACAGTGGTGATAGAAAAAAAGTAGTTTTTTTGTCTCCGGCTGATGAGGAAAAGATTGTTGCTGTCTACAATGAATTTGCATCGATGCACCATGGAATGATGGAGCGGACTTGGCATGAACGAAATTTAATTAAGAAAAAAGGTTCACATTATGTCGGAGTGTATGAAGGGGAGGCGTTAGTTGGTGCACTTGCATATACGTTGCAGCCTGTGAAAGATAGTCATTTTCTTCACCATGATATGAATATCCTTGAATGGGTATGGACGAAGCCAAGTGCTTTCATGGATATGTGTACATGGATTCATTCCCAACAGGATCAAGTCGATCGTGTAATCGTTCGGACGCATGATGAATCACTCGTCTATCAACTTGATGATCCTCGAAACGATAGCAATCGACTGATTCCAAGTGTGTATCATGAAATCGGAACGGTTGGTACTGGAATCATGTATAGAATTAGCTCCATCGAGTCATTTGTAGAACAAATTAACTTTAATTCGTTGGATCGACCTGAAAATCCTACAACGATTTCTTTATATGTACATGATTCTTTTATGCCACAGCAGAATGGTAGCTACCAGTTAACATTCAGCGAAGGTTCTTGGAGTATAGTAAAATCATCCAATGCACCGGATGAAGTTGACCTTAGCATTGCGATTCCAGATTTGAGTTCCTATTGGATGGGCTGTGTCAGTCTTGAGAAATTAGTCCAGCATGGAAAGGTAAAAGTGAATAATTGGTCGGCAATGCAATTAGATCGATGGTTTCTGCCTACCAACAAACCTGTTTGCTTAACTTCTTTTTGA
- a CDS encoding Ger(x)C family spore germination protein, translated as MKQFCFFIVLLVVSLSIGGCAETQILEEVALTTLVGYDLGKEGGVETTAIVRQVGTELQSNVAIITTENDTSQGTLSKINRRAHEKVVSGQLRSVLFGDEFAKKGIGYSIDTSLKNPAISEAILLAVVEGETRPLLEYEYPNIDEIGQHVYKLLDQNIKSEQVVSSTLHEVAFDYYSTGREIALPIIKKDDELVNITGIALFIKDKMVGKLSVGDSFYVKLSRDDYQNGMYELKISGEALSSSVVKDPSKEISLVFDPIKTKKRVKLVDPKKPEFDLYISIQSRILEIKEDVNIGTAENVEELEKAISKKLSSEISRVIAYCQEIGSDVFGYGEIYRSSVRNSKLTEEKWRELYKEMKVNVHIDFTMIRSGVFE; from the coding sequence ATGAAGCAGTTTTGTTTTTTTATAGTCCTGTTAGTTGTCAGCCTTAGTATAGGCGGCTGTGCAGAAACTCAAATCCTTGAAGAAGTAGCGTTAACGACACTTGTGGGCTATGACTTAGGAAAAGAGGGAGGAGTGGAGACTACGGCCATTGTTCGTCAAGTGGGCACAGAATTGCAAAGCAATGTTGCAATCATTACCACTGAAAATGATACAAGCCAAGGTACACTTTCAAAAATCAATCGTAGAGCGCATGAGAAAGTAGTGTCGGGACAATTGAGGAGTGTGTTATTCGGTGATGAGTTTGCCAAGAAAGGAATTGGTTATTCTATTGACACCTCCTTAAAAAACCCCGCTATAAGTGAAGCCATACTTTTGGCAGTCGTCGAGGGTGAGACAAGACCGTTACTTGAATACGAATACCCAAATATTGATGAAATTGGCCAGCATGTTTACAAGCTGCTTGATCAAAACATTAAAAGTGAGCAAGTGGTTTCATCCACACTACATGAAGTGGCCTTCGATTATTATTCTACTGGAAGGGAAATCGCGCTACCCATTATAAAAAAAGATGACGAGTTGGTGAATATTACAGGAATCGCTTTGTTTATAAAGGATAAGATGGTCGGTAAACTTTCTGTGGGAGATAGTTTTTACGTGAAACTAAGTCGCGACGATTATCAAAATGGTATGTATGAGTTGAAAATTAGTGGTGAAGCATTGTCATCTTCTGTAGTGAAAGATCCTTCCAAAGAGATAAGTTTGGTCTTTGATCCGATTAAAACGAAAAAAAGAGTGAAGTTAGTTGACCCGAAAAAACCTGAATTCGACTTGTATATTTCAATTCAGTCAAGAATATTAGAAATAAAAGAAGACGTTAATATAGGAACTGCTGAAAATGTAGAAGAACTTGAAAAAGCAATTAGTAAGAAACTATCAAGTGAAATTTCACGGGTGATTGCTTATTGCCAAGAAATCGGTTCGGATGTTTTTGGGTATGGCGAAATTTACAGAAGCTCAGTACGAAATTCAAAACTTACAGAAGAAAAGTGGCGTGAATTGTATAAGGAAATGAAAGTGAACGTCCATATCGACTTTACAATGATCAGAAGCGGCGTATTTGAATAA
- a CDS encoding tRNA-dihydrouridine synthase, whose protein sequence is MSNEDNFWLELPKPFFILAPMEDVTDVVFRHVIAEAAPPDVYFTEFTNTESYCHPNGRESVRGRLMFTEDEQPIVAHIWGDKPEYFRQMSIDMKKLGFRGIDLNMGCPVQNVAANGKGAGLIRRPEVAAEIIQAAKAGGLPVSVKTRLGYIEIDEWRDWLRHIFEQDIANLSIHLRTRKEMSKVDAHWELIPEIKKLRDEVAPNTLLTINGDIPDRATGLKLVEKYGVDGVMIGRGVFTNPFAFEKEPREHSVKEYLDLLLLQLDLHDKYSTEEEPRPFKPLLRFFKIYIRGFRGAAELRNELMNTKTTDEVRRMVKEVMEKELDLN, encoded by the coding sequence ATGAGTAACGAAGATAATTTTTGGCTTGAATTACCGAAGCCATTTTTCATATTAGCACCGATGGAAGATGTGACCGATGTCGTGTTTCGTCACGTCATCGCCGAAGCAGCACCACCTGACGTCTATTTCACGGAATTCACAAACACAGAAAGCTATTGCCATCCGAACGGAAGAGAAAGCGTACGTGGTCGTTTGATGTTCACTGAGGACGAACAGCCGATTGTCGCTCATATTTGGGGCGATAAACCTGAGTATTTCAGACAGATGAGCATTGACATGAAAAAACTTGGTTTCCGTGGCATCGATCTTAACATGGGATGCCCGGTACAAAACGTTGCAGCAAACGGAAAAGGTGCTGGATTAATCCGCCGCCCAGAAGTCGCCGCTGAAATCATTCAAGCCGCAAAAGCAGGTGGATTACCAGTAAGTGTCAAGACAAGACTTGGCTACATTGAAATTGACGAGTGGCGGGATTGGTTACGTCATATATTCGAGCAAGATATTGCAAACCTGTCCATTCACCTTCGCACAAGAAAAGAAATGAGCAAAGTGGATGCCCACTGGGAGCTGATTCCTGAAATTAAAAAGTTGCGTGATGAAGTTGCACCAAACACATTGTTGACAATCAACGGCGATATTCCTGACCGCGCAACAGGGCTAAAATTAGTGGAGAAATACGGGGTTGACGGTGTCATGATCGGTCGTGGCGTCTTCACGAATCCATTCGCTTTCGAAAAAGAGCCAAGAGAACATAGCGTGAAAGAGTATCTCGATTTACTTCTATTACAATTGGACTTGCACGACAAATATTCAACTGAAGAAGAACCACGTCCGTTTAAGCCGCTCCTTCGCTTCTTCAAAATCTATATTCGCGGATTCAGAGGCGCAGCTGAGTTGAGAAATGAATTGATGAATACGAAAACGACAGATGAAGTTCGACGCATGGTGAAAGAAGTAATGGAAAAGGAATTGGATTTGAATTGA
- a CDS encoding TIGR01777 family oxidoreductase, with the protein MKIVIAGGTGFIGNKLIDLFLQEGHEVVVLTRKARPPSMNLSYVEWLKDHTSPEKETENADVFINLAGVSINDGRWTEKHQKEIYDSRMVATDELFRIISEMTQKPSVFINASAIGIYPVSLNAVYTEDSTDTPDDFLGRTVRDWEEKARHAEDFGARTVFMRFGVVLGNDGGALPLMALPYKLFAGGTVGSGKQWVSWVHVVDVVRAILFAVENDRLRGPVNVTAPSPAKMKDFGKTIGSVLGRPHWIPAPSIAMKLALGQKSKLVLEGQKVLPKVLLENGFDYEFPDLESALRDLLT; encoded by the coding sequence TTGAAAATTGTTATTGCAGGTGGGACGGGGTTTATTGGAAATAAATTAATAGACCTATTCCTGCAGGAAGGCCATGAAGTGGTTGTTTTAACGAGGAAAGCAAGGCCACCTTCTATGAATTTGTCATATGTCGAATGGCTAAAAGACCATACGAGTCCTGAAAAGGAAACCGAAAATGCCGATGTGTTCATTAATTTGGCTGGCGTTTCAATAAATGATGGAAGATGGACGGAGAAACATCAAAAGGAGATTTACGACAGTAGGATGGTCGCGACGGATGAACTGTTCAGGATCATTTCCGAAATGACCCAGAAACCTTCCGTATTTATAAACGCAAGTGCAATTGGCATCTATCCTGTATCTCTAAATGCTGTGTATACCGAGGATTCGACTGACACACCGGATGACTTTTTAGGCAGGACGGTTCGTGACTGGGAGGAAAAGGCAAGGCACGCAGAGGATTTCGGTGCACGTACTGTCTTCATGAGATTCGGAGTTGTTTTAGGAAATGATGGCGGCGCGCTGCCTCTCATGGCATTGCCATATAAACTATTTGCGGGCGGCACGGTTGGATCGGGTAAACAGTGGGTTTCATGGGTTCATGTCGTTGATGTGGTTCGCGCGATTTTATTCGCCGTTGAAAATGATCGTTTGCGTGGTCCAGTGAACGTCACTGCCCCTTCCCCAGCTAAAATGAAAGATTTTGGCAAGACGATTGGCAGTGTATTAGGCCGTCCACATTGGATTCCTGCACCATCTATCGCTATGAAATTGGCATTAGGGCAAAAGAGTAAGTTGGTCCTTGAAGGGCAAAAGGTATTACCGAAAGTGTTATTGGAAAATGGTTTTGATTATGAATTCCCGGATTTGGAATCAGCTTTGAGGGATTTATTGACGTGA
- a CDS encoding NRDE family protein: MCLINFHVQDHPIYRLIVAANRDEFYERPTAPAHFWEDKPYLLAGRDLSQKGTWLGITKNGRFAALTNYRNPSEQGKDVRSRGEIVTNFLESDKTATEFLDCLQKKRSEYAGFNVIAGTAEELFYYSNVENEVKKIIPGTHGLCNHFLDTPWPKVVKGKADLRNIVEQNREIHPNELFDLLQDAEPFPDEQLPNTGVGEQLERILSPLFIKSEGYGTRSSTVLLIDHENNITFVERTYRDGEFMEDRVFNL, translated from the coding sequence GTGTGTTTGATTAATTTTCATGTCCAAGACCATCCGATTTACCGATTGATCGTGGCGGCGAACCGGGATGAGTTTTATGAGCGCCCTACTGCCCCGGCCCATTTTTGGGAGGACAAGCCGTATTTATTGGCAGGCAGGGATTTATCACAAAAAGGAACATGGCTTGGCATTACAAAAAATGGACGATTTGCTGCATTAACCAATTACAGGAATCCTTCCGAACAGGGGAAGGACGTTCGGTCTCGCGGTGAAATCGTGACTAATTTTCTCGAATCCGATAAGACTGCCACCGAGTTCCTGGATTGTTTACAAAAGAAGCGTTCGGAGTATGCGGGTTTCAACGTGATTGCTGGTACTGCGGAGGAGTTGTTTTATTACTCGAATGTCGAAAATGAGGTGAAGAAGATCATACCCGGGACACATGGGTTATGCAATCATTTTCTCGATACACCATGGCCGAAAGTCGTAAAAGGGAAAGCAGACCTTCGGAACATTGTAGAACAAAACCGTGAAATTCATCCTAATGAGCTGTTTGATTTACTTCAGGATGCCGAACCGTTTCCTGACGAACAACTTCCGAATACTGGAGTCGGTGAACAACTGGAACGGATTTTATCTCCCCTATTCATCAAATCGGAAGGGTATGGCACCCGCTCATCGACAGTTTTGCTTATCGATCATGAAAATAACATCACTTTCGTGGAACGGACGTATCGTGACGGAGAATTCATGGAAGACCGTGTATTTAATTTATAA